A genomic region of Haemorhous mexicanus isolate bHaeMex1 chromosome 14, bHaeMex1.pri, whole genome shotgun sequence contains the following coding sequences:
- the VAMP7 gene encoding vesicle-associated membrane protein 7, whose amino-acid sequence MAILFAVVARGTTILAKHAWCGGNFLEVTEQILAKIPSENNKLTYSHGNYLFHYICQDRIIYLCITDDDFERSRAFTFLNEIKKRFQTTYGSRAQTALPYAMNSEFSSVLAAQLKYHSESKGPDQVAETQAQIDELKGIMVRNIDLVAQRGEKLELLIDKTENLVDSSVTFKTTSRNLARAMCMKNLKLTIVIIIVSIVILYIILSAVCGGLAWPSCVQK is encoded by the exons atGGCCATCCTATTTGCAGTGGTGGCGAGAGGTACCACCATCCTGGCCAAGCATGCCTGGTGTGGGGGGAACTTCCTGGAGGTCACTGAGCAGATCCTGGCCAAAATCCCATCTGAGAACAACAAACTGACCTATTCTCATGGCAA TTACCTGTTCCATTACATCTGCCAGGACAGGATCATTTACCTGTGCATCACAGATGAT GACTTTGAGCGCTCCCGAGCCTTCACATTCCTGAACGAGATCAAGAAGCGGTTCCAGACCACGTACGGCTCGCGGGCACAGACCGCCCTGCCCTACGCCATGAACAGCGAGTTCtcctctgtgctggctgcacagctg AAATACCACTCTGAGAGCAAGGGCCCAGACCAGGTGGCAGAGACACAAGCCCAGATCGATGAACTCAAAGGGATCATGGTCCGGAACATAG ACCTTGTGGCACAAAGAGGAgagaagctggagctgctgattGATAAAACAGAGAATCTCGTGGATTCG TCAGTCACTTTCAAAACCACCAGCAGGAACCTTGCCCGAGCCATGTGTATGAAGAACCTCAAGCTCACcatcgtcatcatcatcgtGTCCATT GTGATCCTGTACATCATCCTGTCAGCTGTGTGTGGTGGGCTGGCCTGGCCCAGCTGTGTGCAGAAGTaa
- the LOC132333765 gene encoding DNA-directed RNA polymerases I and III subunit RPAC2-like → MAGSGSGPALETIQADGTDGNCVTFVLHDEDHTLGNSLRYMVMKNPDVEFCGYCITHPSESKINFRIQTRGALPAVEPFRKGLNDLMGVCQHVLNTFERSMKEFRAQKEEEMQ, encoded by the exons ATGGCCGGCAGCGGCAGCGGGCCCGCGCTGGAAACC ATCCAGGCGGACGGGACAGACGGGAACTGTGTCACGTTTGTGCTGCACGACGAGGATCACACCCTGGGCAACTCCCTGCGCTACATGGTCATGAAGAA ccctgatgTGGAGTTCTGTGGCTACTGCATCACACACCCCTCAGAAAGCAAGATCAACTTCAGGATCCAGACCAGAG GGGCCCTTCCTGCTGTGGAGCCATTCCGGAAAGGGCTGAATGACCTGATGGGGGTTTGCCAACATGTGCTCAACACCTTTGAG agGAGCATGAAGGAGTTCAGGGcacagaaggaggaggagatgcaGTAG
- the LOC132333763 gene encoding endothelin receptor type B-like encodes MFYKTTHGRKEHSPQLQPPHKSQLQHPNQCSSPRTCQASRAGGRSPEEQLPHSRVSRKIPAGPQGHPTSTMRTPPVPSFTVLSSVGPILFPATLAIVLSCLFSGAHSQTPGALQESTVPLEELGQEQPQGLVRAVPVSNASDAAGGRPSEPPLLPVCARPADIRHVFKYINTIVSCTIFIVGIIGNSTLLRIIYKNKCMRNGPNVLIASLALGDLLYILIALPINVYKLLAKDWPFGVQVCKLVPFIQKASVGITVLSLCALSIDRYRAVASWSRIQGIGIPMWKAVEVLLIWAVAIVLAVPEAIAFDMVELSYWEQHLWVCMLASEQKSRFMRFYRDVKDWWLFGFYFCLPLVCTGIFYTLMSCEMLSKRNGMRIALNDHMKRRREVAKTVFCLVVIFALCWLPLHLSRILKKTIYDQMDPNRCELLSFLLVMDYFGINMASLNSCINPVALYFVSRKFKNCFQSCLCCWCQRPALSITATDEKGSVGKWKATGQELGLDRSSSRLSNKYSSS; translated from the exons ATGTTCTATAAAACCACCCacgggaggaaggagcattctCCGCAGCTCCAGCCCCCTCACAAAAGCCAACTCCAGCATCCAAACCAGTGCAGCTCCCCCAGGACATGCCAAGCGTCCCgggcagggggaaggagccctgaggagcagctcccacatTCCAGGGTCAGCAGGAAG ATCCCAGCAGGACCCCAAGGACATCCCACAAGCACCATGAGgactcctcctgtccccagcttCACTGTCCTCTCCTCAGTAGGACCGATCCTGTTCCCAGCCACCCTGGCCATTGTCCTGAGCTGCCTCTTCTCTGGGGCACACAGCCAGACTCCCGGGGCCTTGCAGGAGAGCACGGTgcccctggaggagctgggccaggagcagccccagggcctggTGCGGGCCGTGCCCGTGTCCAACGCGTCGGACGCTGCCGGGGGCCGGCCCTCAGAGCCGCCGCTGCTGCCCGTGTGTGCCCGGCCCGCCGACATCCGCCACGTCTTCAAGTACATCAACACCATCGTGTCCTGCACCATCTTCATCGTGGGCATCATCGGCAACTCCACGCTGCTGCGCATCATCTACAAGAACAAGTGCATGAGGAATGGCCCCAACGTGCTCAtagccagcctggccctgggggacCTGCTCTACATCCTCATCGCGCTGCCCATCAACGTCTACAAG ctcctggccaaGGACTGGCCCTTTGGGGTGCAGGTCTGCAAGCTGGTGCCCTTCATCCAGAAAGCCTCCGTGGGCATCACGGTGCTCAGCCTCTGCGCCCTCAGCATCGACAG GTACCGAGCTGTGGCGTCCTGGAGCCGGATCCAGGGCATTGGGATTCCCATGTGGAAGGCTGTGGAGGTGCTGCTGATCTGGGCAGTGGCCAttgtgctggcagtgcctgaggCCATCGCCTTCGACATGGTGGAGCTGAGCTACTGGGAGCAGCACCTGTGGGTGTGCATGTTGGCCTCGGAGCAGAAATCCCGCTTCATGAGG TTCTACCGGGATGTGAAGGACTGGTGGCTTTTTGGCTTCTATTTCTGCCTGCCCTTGGTGTGCACGGGCATCTTCTACACCCTCATGTCCTGTGAGATGCTGAGCAAGAGGAACGGGATGAGGATCGCTCTGAATGACCACATGAAACGG CGCCGGGAGGTGGCCAAGACCGTGTTCTGCCTGGTGGTGATCTTCGCGCTctgctggctgcccctgcaccTCAGCCGCATCCTCAAGAAGACCATCTACGACCAGATGGACCCCAACCGCTGTGAGCTGCTCAG CTTCCTCCTGGTGATGGATTATTTTGGGATCAACATGGCCTCCCTCAACTCCTGCATCAATCCTGTGGCTCTGTACTTTGTCAGCCGGAAATTCAAGAATTGCTTCCAG tcctgcctgtgctgctggtgccagaGGCCAGCCCTGAGCATCACCGCCACGGATGAGAAGGGATCTGTTGGGAAGTGGAAAGCCacggggcaggagctggggctggaccGGAGCAGCTCCCGTCTGAGCAACAAGTACAGCTCTTCCTAA